In a genomic window of Anaerolineae bacterium:
- a CDS encoding putative sulfate/molybdate transporter: MENVRIFRPITKAASPSIRFDRNELAGAFGDIGTDLPLVVGVALAANLDGASVLTMFGLMQILTGLRYRMPMPVQPLKAVAAIVIAQKVGGSVLYGAGLAIGVTMLLLSVSGVVDWLARIVPKSVVRGVQFGLGLQLAMLALKEYVQSDGGAGYWLAAVAFIFAVIFLGNRRYPAALFLVLVGLVYAFAFKLQAPSLLQGIGLGLPKVHIPQWQDILTGFFLLALPQIPLSLGNSILATRQIAEDLFPDRPLTVRQLSFTYALMNLVNPFFGGIPTCHGSGGMAGHYAFGARTGGSVIIEGALYVLLGLFFGRGFETVIKVFPLPILGVILLFEGLTLMRLVRDLSSRGDLTVSLLVGLLAVGLPYGYLIGMVIGVATAHLMQHDVITLGTREL, encoded by the coding sequence GTGGAGAATGTTAGAATCTTCAGACCCATCACCAAGGCCGCTTCGCCCTCGATTCGATTCGATCGCAACGAGTTGGCTGGCGCCTTCGGCGACATTGGCACAGATTTGCCCCTAGTCGTCGGTGTAGCACTGGCGGCTAACCTGGATGGCGCAAGCGTCTTGACCATGTTTGGCCTGATGCAGATTCTTACTGGCTTGCGCTATCGGATGCCGATGCCCGTCCAGCCGCTCAAAGCGGTAGCTGCCATTGTGATCGCTCAAAAGGTGGGGGGCTCCGTTTTATATGGCGCGGGGCTTGCCATTGGCGTGACCATGCTGCTGCTGTCGGTATCCGGGGTGGTCGACTGGCTAGCCCGGATTGTGCCGAAGAGTGTGGTGCGCGGCGTTCAGTTCGGGCTTGGCCTTCAGCTTGCCATGCTAGCGCTCAAGGAGTACGTGCAATCCGACGGGGGGGCGGGTTACTGGTTAGCCGCAGTGGCGTTTATCTTCGCCGTGATTTTTCTTGGGAACAGGAGGTACCCTGCTGCTCTTTTTCTCGTGCTAGTCGGTCTTGTGTACGCTTTTGCCTTTAAACTTCAGGCGCCATCCCTACTTCAAGGCATCGGCCTGGGCCTACCCAAGGTTCACATCCCTCAGTGGCAAGACATCCTCACCGGGTTTTTCTTGCTCGCCTTGCCACAAATTCCCCTGTCCCTGGGCAACTCTATCCTGGCCACACGCCAGATCGCCGAAGATCTGTTCCCCGACCGCCCATTGACGGTGCGGCAGCTTAGCTTCACTTATGCTTTGATGAACCTGGTCAATCCCTTCTTTGGCGGCATTCCCACCTGTCATGGCTCTGGCGGAATGGCAGGGCACTATGCCTTTGGCGCGCGTACGGGAGGCTCCGTCATTATTGAGGGCGCGCTCTACGTGCTCCTTGGATTGTTCTTCGGGCGGGGATTTGAAACCGTCATAAAAGTTTTCCCGCTTCCCATCCTGGGGGTTATCCTGCTGTTTGAAGGCTTAACGCTCATGCGATTGGTGCGTGACCTTTCCTCCAGGGGCGATCTCACCGTGAGCCTGTTGGTAGGTCTTCTCGCCGTAGGGCTTCCCTACGGGTATCTGATCGGGATGGTGATCGGCGTTGCAACTGCCCATTTGATGCAGCATGATGTGATCACGCTGGGCACGCGGGAGCTGTAA
- a CDS encoding MSMEG_4193 family putative phosphomutase: MNHHESAQGQDHQPAEESQHKPQPTTLLLIRHATNDWVGSDRLAGWTPGVHLNEQGRRQAQALAERLAKQKIAAIYSSPLERTIETAEILAKPHGLPVRIRDGLGEVRYGDWTGQSVKELAEKQADLWRTVQVIPSQARFPNGESLYEMQVRAVRELDAIVRAHPGQTVAVVSHADVIKACLAHYLGIHLDLFQRLVISPASLTVVQVFTMGVSVSCVNDTSHVPEEEKAAGT; the protein is encoded by the coding sequence TTGAACCATCACGAAAGCGCTCAAGGGCAGGACCATCAGCCAGCGGAAGAATCTCAACACAAGCCGCAGCCCACAACTCTACTGTTGATCCGCCATGCGACCAATGACTGGGTGGGAAGCGATCGGCTAGCGGGCTGGACGCCGGGGGTTCACCTCAACGAGCAGGGGCGGCGCCAAGCGCAGGCGTTGGCTGAACGGCTAGCGAAGCAGAAGATCGCCGCCATCTACAGCAGTCCGCTAGAGCGGACGATTGAGACGGCTGAGATCCTAGCGAAGCCCCACGGCTTACCCGTTCGCATTCGGGATGGGCTGGGAGAGGTGAGATACGGTGATTGGACCGGGCAATCCGTGAAAGAGTTGGCTGAGAAGCAGGCTGACCTCTGGCGCACGGTTCAGGTGATCCCATCGCAGGCTCGCTTTCCCAACGGTGAGAGCCTCTACGAGATGCAAGTGCGGGCGGTGCGCGAGCTGGATGCGATTGTGCGTGCTCACCCTGGTCAAACCGTCGCAGTGGTATCCCATGCGGACGTGATCAAAGCCTGTCTAGCGCATTACCTAGGTATCCACCTCGACTTATTCCAGCGCCTTGTCATCAGCCCGGCCTCGCTCACAGTGGTTCAGGTGTTCACGATGGGGGTGTCCGTCTCTTGTGTGAACGATACATCCCATGTGCCTGAGGAAGAGAAGGCCGCAGGGACATAG
- a CDS encoding ADP-ribosylglycohydrolase family protein yields MHLSYDRYLDQVLGGWIGKSMGGAVGARFEGNKGWIEIRPDEMFPAQMPPNDDLDLQVLWLKVLEEKGAALTSDDLAAAWLEGCWYPFNEYGIFRRNWRLGIHPPYSGRFSNQFWETGMGCPIRAEIWGYVFPGAPDLAARYAAMDGSLDHTEQSVGAEMMFAAMASMAFFVPDVRRLASMFMHYLPKDTPIERLTRAAFQAYDEGLSLREARDRLMALAGVPEACDSQINVPFTFLGLLYGGNDLQETMLAALRCGYDTDCTLATAAALVGQILGASRIPEHLKRAVGDELVMGIEYRRPEMTLSALARDTARMGVLLAKECATGVEITGAPKMAPLPATAKAPAIRLWVNYEGLPAAAPGDTVNITVHIQGPVPANTSLTIEGPRGWAVVPEVVRVDSIHRAIPVALHAPAHAVEWPMRHLFTARLGTHPPVTYTFGVAGAGLWRLLGIYYDALPDESDPVQQRRRFNQHFVSLQRAYLSEPDVDVEAMYQAWSRRLGRPAIVPSYEHEVDPSRLIGLRGPYCAYLARTVISPDERSAYIVIGNNDGYRLYLNGELVGEADECVWWAPFNNVHRVTLRSGPNRLLLKLLKRGEELKFTLGFRANTGKRHGHNTEDWLVDLVDAVPS; encoded by the coding sequence ATGCATCTCTCATACGACCGCTATCTCGACCAGGTCCTCGGCGGATGGATCGGCAAGTCCATGGGCGGGGCCGTCGGGGCCCGCTTCGAAGGGAACAAGGGATGGATCGAGATCCGTCCAGACGAGATGTTCCCTGCCCAAATGCCCCCTAACGACGACCTGGATCTTCAGGTCCTCTGGCTGAAGGTGTTGGAGGAGAAGGGAGCCGCGTTGACGTCGGACGACCTGGCGGCCGCCTGGCTGGAAGGGTGCTGGTATCCGTTCAATGAGTACGGCATCTTCCGTCGCAACTGGCGCCTGGGCATCCATCCACCCTACTCTGGCCGTTTTAGCAACCAATTCTGGGAGACCGGCATGGGCTGTCCTATCCGCGCCGAGATTTGGGGCTATGTCTTCCCTGGCGCGCCCGATCTGGCCGCCCGTTACGCGGCTATGGACGGCAGCTTGGATCACACGGAACAGTCCGTCGGGGCGGAGATGATGTTCGCTGCCATGGCCTCTATGGCCTTCTTCGTGCCTGATGTGCGCCGTCTGGCCTCCATGTTTATGCATTATCTGCCCAAGGACACCCCGATCGAGCGGCTCACCCGCGCCGCATTTCAGGCCTACGACGAGGGGCTGAGCCTGCGAGAGGCCCGCGATCGTCTGATGGCGCTGGCGGGAGTCCCCGAGGCGTGCGACTCGCAGATCAATGTGCCGTTCACTTTCCTGGGCCTGCTCTACGGCGGCAACGACCTGCAGGAGACGATGCTGGCCGCCCTTCGTTGCGGCTACGATACCGACTGCACCCTGGCCACCGCAGCCGCGCTGGTCGGGCAGATCTTGGGCGCCAGCCGCATCCCAGAACATCTCAAACGGGCGGTGGGCGATGAGCTGGTGATGGGCATCGAATACCGTCGGCCTGAGATGACCCTCTCCGCTCTGGCTCGAGATACGGCGCGTATGGGCGTGCTCTTGGCCAAAGAATGCGCCACTGGTGTAGAGATCACCGGCGCGCCGAAGATGGCACCGTTGCCGGCCACTGCCAAAGCCCCTGCCATCCGTCTGTGGGTTAATTACGAAGGGCTGCCCGCAGCCGCGCCGGGCGATACGGTGAACATCACTGTGCATATTCAGGGCCCCGTGCCCGCGAACACCTCTTTGACCATCGAAGGGCCGCGTGGTTGGGCCGTGGTGCCCGAGGTTGTGCGGGTGGATTCGATCCACCGCGCCATCCCTGTGGCGCTCCACGCCCCGGCCCATGCGGTCGAATGGCCCATGCGCCATCTCTTCACCGCTCGCCTGGGCACGCACCCACCCGTCACATACACCTTCGGCGTTGCCGGCGCAGGATTGTGGCGGTTGCTGGGGATTTACTACGATGCGCTGCCAGATGAAAGCGATCCTGTGCAACAACGTCGGCGTTTCAATCAGCACTTCGTCTCACTGCAACGCGCCTATCTCTCGGAGCCGGACGTGGACGTGGAGGCGATGTATCAAGCCTGGTCGCGCCGGCTAGGCCGGCCTGCGATCGTCCCTTCTTACGAGCACGAAGTAGATCCCTCGCGGCTGATCGGGCTGCGCGGCCCATATTGCGCCTACCTGGCCCGTACCGTCATCTCCCCAGATGAACGATCTGCCTATATCGTCATTGGCAACAACGATGGCTATCGCCTCTATCTGAACGGCGAGTTGGTCGGCGAAGCGGACGAGTGTGTGTGGTGGGCACCGTTCAACAACGTACATCGCGTCACCCTGCGTTCTGGCCCCAACCGGCTGTTACTCAAGCTCCTCAAGCGGGGTGAGGAGCTCAAGTTCACGCTGGGCTTTCGCGCCAACACGGGCAAACGCCATGGACATAATACCGAGGATTGGCTGGTGGATCTGGTGGACGCTGTGCCGTCATAA
- a CDS encoding LacI family transcriptional regulator: MATIYDVAKRANVSPSTVSRVFNNTARISEATRARVLQAAQELDYHPSALASGLAKKRTLIIGLVIPDIQNPYSATLARGVQDMVFSQGYVPIICNTDGDPEKELYVLREVYRHGVDGFIITPPQLQIAPETNRYIRKLLDKGVPIVLVGNRLNDPNVDFVTSRAQDGAFQAVSYLVSLGHQAIGFIGGYYTRGIAVGRWLGYQEALIANQLPIRSEWMIEADLSQDGGEQALYRLLDLPNPPTAVLAVNDLMAIGAITACRKRGLRVPEQMSIVGFDDIPFAALTTPPLTTVAQPTYELGYKAAELLLRRFQQPDLPPQQVTLQCRLVIRQTTAPPVVQRSADSG, from the coding sequence ATGGCTACGATCTACGACGTCGCAAAACGTGCAAATGTATCCCCATCTACTGTCTCGCGCGTGTTCAACAACACAGCCCGCATCAGTGAGGCGACGCGTGCCCGTGTCCTGCAGGCAGCCCAGGAGCTGGATTATCACCCCAGCGCTTTGGCCAGCGGGCTGGCGAAGAAGAGAACCCTGATCATCGGGCTGGTCATCCCCGATATCCAGAACCCATATTCCGCCACCCTGGCGCGAGGCGTCCAGGATATGGTGTTCAGCCAGGGATACGTCCCGATCATCTGTAACACTGACGGAGATCCCGAAAAAGAGCTCTACGTCCTGCGGGAGGTCTACCGGCACGGTGTAGACGGCTTCATCATCACCCCTCCTCAGCTCCAGATCGCTCCGGAGACCAATCGCTACATCCGTAAGTTGCTGGACAAAGGGGTGCCCATCGTCCTTGTCGGCAACCGCCTGAACGACCCCAACGTAGATTTCGTGACCAGCCGAGCCCAGGACGGCGCGTTCCAAGCGGTGAGTTACCTGGTCAGCCTGGGCCATCAGGCCATCGGATTCATCGGCGGCTACTACACACGAGGCATCGCCGTAGGACGATGGCTGGGATATCAGGAAGCGTTGATCGCCAACCAGCTCCCAATCCGCTCGGAATGGATGATTGAGGCTGATCTCTCCCAAGATGGAGGTGAACAGGCGCTCTATCGCCTGCTCGATCTGCCCAATCCGCCGACGGCTGTGCTCGCTGTCAATGACCTAATGGCTATCGGTGCCATCACGGCCTGCCGGAAGCGAGGCCTTCGCGTCCCCGAACAGATGTCTATCGTCGGCTTCGACGACATCCCGTTCGCAGCACTGACTACGCCTCCTCTGACGACGGTGGCGCAGCCCACTTACGAGCTCGGATACAAGGCCGCTGAGCTCTTGCTGCGGCGTTTCCAGCAGCCTGATCTCCCACCGCAACAAGTAACTCTCCAATGCAGGCTGGTGATCCGGCAGACGACCGCGCCACCCGTCGTTCAACGATCAGCCGATAGCGGATAG